From a region of the Dickeya poaceiphila genome:
- a CDS encoding hemin-degrading factor yields MQHHYTHYLQLKVEHPHKYARDLAHMMGLREAELTSLRVGHDARRLSGDKRALLAGLESVGETKSITRNEYAVHEQVGVYHNQRIGEHVGLVLNPRGLDLRLFPEQWDSAFALTEQTARGERHSIQFFDRHGDAVLKVYATDNTKLTVWMALIDRFTLADNPPLVLQPVPVDTPVAVLDATVIEQEWRAMTDVHQFFPLLRRHQVTRPQAFRAVSDDLACQVSNQSLGTLLRAAQQVGNEIMIFVGNRGCVQIFTGVIEKVTLMENWLNVFNRDFTLHLVEDAIAESWVTRKPTKDGIVTSLEVFAADGTPIAQLFGQRSEGEPEQARWREQVMSLVTPEVAA; encoded by the coding sequence ATGCAGCATCACTACACACACTACCTGCAACTAAAAGTTGAGCATCCACACAAGTATGCCCGTGATTTGGCCCACATGATGGGGCTGAGAGAAGCGGAGCTGACATCGCTGCGCGTCGGGCATGATGCCCGACGCTTATCCGGCGACAAACGTGCACTGCTGGCCGGGCTGGAGTCCGTCGGTGAAACCAAGTCCATTACCCGCAATGAGTACGCAGTACATGAACAGGTTGGGGTTTACCATAACCAGCGCATTGGTGAACACGTTGGTCTGGTGCTCAACCCGCGCGGGCTGGACCTGCGCCTGTTTCCCGAACAGTGGGACAGTGCGTTTGCGTTAACGGAACAGACCGCGCGCGGCGAACGTCATAGCATTCAGTTTTTTGATCGTCACGGCGACGCAGTGCTGAAGGTCTATGCCACCGACAACACGAAACTGACCGTCTGGATGGCGCTGATTGATCGCTTTACGCTGGCGGATAACCCGCCGCTGGTGCTGCAACCGGTACCAGTCGATACCCCAGTTGCTGTGCTGGACGCCACTGTGATCGAACAGGAGTGGCGGGCGATGACCGATGTTCACCAGTTCTTCCCGTTGCTCAGGCGGCATCAGGTCACGCGTCCGCAGGCGTTTCGTGCGGTGAGCGACGATCTGGCTTGTCAGGTAAGCAATCAGTCGTTAGGGACGTTGCTACGCGCTGCCCAGCAGGTGGGTAATGAAATCATGATTTTTGTTGGCAACCGCGGTTGTGTGCAGATTTTCACTGGCGTGATCGAAAAGGTAACGCTGATGGAAAACTGGCTGAATGTGTTCAACCGTGACTTCACGTTGCATCTGGTTGAAGACGCCATCGCTGAAAGCTGGGTTACCCGTAAGCCGACCAAAGACGGCATTGTCACCAGCCTGGAGGTGTTCGCAGCCGACGGCACGCCGATCGCCCAACTGTTTGGTCAGCGTTCGGAAGGCGAGCCGGAGCAGGCGCGCTGGCGTGAGCAGGTGATGTCGCTGGTGACGCCGGAGGTGGCAGCATGA
- a CDS encoding YjbH domain-containing protein, which produces MTNNTTLTLRCLSLAIGSALGAPAWATGADSSEAANRSSYYQPAGVSQMDFGGVGLWQMPTARMADTGEFSASYRDNQEYRRYAISLQVLDWLEATLRYTDIRTRPYSNVPGFSGDQTYKDKSFDVKARLWQESRWLPQVSLGLRDIAGTGLFDSEYLVASKRWGPVDFTLGMGWGNMAQSGNITNPACRLASGFCTRPTSTETGQFAVKNFFHGPAALFAGLEYQTPWDPLRLKLEYDSNDYSQEAADQTRPASQHIKQDSPINVGLVYRATDWLDTSLSWERGNTLMWGFTLNTNFNRLRPFHPDDEPPVYLPAKNTPGGTDWQRVSQELDKKAGFAQPDIYADDQQVTVVAEQYKYNSDAEASRRAATVLANNLPDKVTQYHIVTRSGPLTTTSTRVDASALRQLESGSTPLGVDEPNPYHVEPLPEPRGRQVLHTAPPRFSYGIDPSLQQSFGGPESFYMYQLSANASADFRMTENWRLGGTVNINLLNNYDRFNYKSPPLDGAALPRVRTHIREYVTASDVLLTNLQLSRYDHPARDWYTQAYGGYLEMMYAGVGGEVLYRPFGSRWAVGIDVNHVKQRDWNDPQRLSDYSVTTGHLTTYWSLPFVEGGLAKISVGRYLAGDKGVTLDLSRRFDSGIVAGAFATVTNVSAKDYGEGSFTKGIYFTIPFDLLFNSPTTRHGSIGWVPLTRDGGQMLNRRDVLYDMVDRE; this is translated from the coding sequence TAATAACACAACTTTGACATTACGCTGTCTGTCGCTGGCGATAGGCAGCGCATTAGGGGCGCCCGCGTGGGCAACGGGTGCGGACAGTAGCGAAGCGGCGAATCGCAGCAGCTATTATCAGCCTGCCGGGGTATCGCAGATGGACTTTGGCGGCGTTGGGTTATGGCAGATGCCGACGGCACGTATGGCCGATACCGGCGAGTTCAGCGCCAGTTACCGCGATAACCAGGAATATCGTCGCTACGCCATTTCGTTACAGGTGCTCGACTGGCTGGAGGCGACGCTACGATATACCGACATCCGCACCCGGCCTTACAGCAACGTTCCCGGCTTCAGCGGTGATCAGACCTACAAAGACAAAAGTTTTGACGTCAAGGCGCGACTTTGGCAGGAAAGTCGCTGGCTACCGCAAGTCTCGCTGGGGTTGCGTGATATTGCCGGTACGGGCTTGTTCGACAGTGAATATCTGGTGGCCAGCAAGCGCTGGGGACCTGTCGATTTCACGCTGGGTATGGGCTGGGGCAACATGGCACAGAGCGGCAATATTACTAACCCAGCCTGTCGTCTGGCATCAGGATTCTGTACCCGTCCTACCTCTACCGAAACCGGGCAGTTTGCGGTGAAGAACTTTTTTCACGGGCCTGCGGCGCTGTTTGCCGGGCTGGAGTACCAAACGCCGTGGGACCCGTTGCGGCTCAAGCTGGAATATGACAGCAACGATTACAGCCAGGAAGCGGCAGATCAGACGCGCCCTGCATCGCAGCACATCAAGCAGGATTCGCCGATTAACGTTGGGCTGGTGTATCGCGCCACTGACTGGCTGGATACCTCGCTGTCGTGGGAACGTGGCAACACCCTGATGTGGGGGTTCACGCTGAATACCAACTTTAACCGGTTGCGGCCCTTTCATCCTGATGACGAACCACCGGTGTATTTGCCGGCGAAAAATACACCGGGTGGAACCGACTGGCAGCGTGTTTCACAAGAGCTGGATAAAAAGGCCGGCTTTGCCCAACCGGATATTTATGCTGATGATCAGCAGGTCACCGTGGTGGCGGAGCAATATAAATATAATAGCGATGCCGAAGCCAGCCGACGTGCGGCAACGGTACTGGCTAATAATCTGCCGGACAAGGTTACTCAGTACCATATCGTTACCCGCAGCGGCCCGCTGACGACCACCAGCACCAGAGTGGATGCCAGCGCGTTGCGTCAACTGGAGTCCGGCAGTACGCCGTTGGGTGTGGATGAACCGAATCCCTATCACGTCGAACCGTTGCCGGAACCACGTGGCCGGCAGGTGTTGCACACGGCTCCACCGCGCTTTTCTTATGGCATTGACCCCTCGCTTCAGCAGTCGTTTGGCGGCCCGGAATCGTTCTATATGTACCAGTTGTCAGCCAATGCCAGCGCCGATTTCCGCATGACGGAGAACTGGCGGTTGGGGGGTACGGTGAATATCAATTTGCTCAACAACTATGACCGGTTCAACTACAAATCTCCCCCGCTGGATGGTGCGGCGTTGCCACGGGTTCGAACGCATATTCGTGAGTACGTGACCGCTTCTGATGTCTTACTGACCAATCTGCAACTGTCGCGTTATGATCATCCGGCACGCGACTGGTATACCCAGGCTTATGGCGGCTATCTGGAAATGATGTATGCCGGGGTAGGGGGCGAGGTGTTGTATCGGCCTTTTGGCAGCCGTTGGGCGGTGGGTATAGACGTCAACCACGTCAAGCAGCGAGACTGGAACGATCCGCAGCGCCTGAGCGATTACAGTGTTACTACCGGTCACCTGACTACCTACTGGTCACTGCCGTTCGTTGAAGGCGGGTTGGCGAAAATCAGTGTCGGGCGCTATCTGGCCGGCGATAAAGGCGTCACGCTGGATCTGTCGCGCCGTTTCGACAGCGGGATCGTCGCCGGTGCCTTTGCCACTGTCACCAATGTCAGCGCCAAAGACTATGGTGAAGGCAGCTTCACCAAAGGCATCTATTTCACTATTCCGTTTGATTTGCTGTTTAACTCGCCGACTACCCGCCACGGCTCCATCGGTTGGGTACCACTGACTCGTGATGGTGGGCAGATGCTGAATCGGCGCGATGTGTTGTACGACATGGTAGACCGGGAATAG
- a CDS encoding VirK/YbjX family protein — MEKKSALSLFYHLLKGNFFSEKIWCATDIKAKFLLRSLLMPSITLRHLQNIIEIPAMQKAVSIRPMLPTKVHRPYLSATLRADERAEAIRSHYLFVQQLANPFLKQALLSQDDYCLACFSGKNGESFSLICSNSRYDKEGEATLRIRFNDMVLASLTFSVIRSQDQLTIMIGGLQGKGREQTRELTKDASKACFGLFPKRLLLECLLAIARLTGITRILAVGDENHVYQNLRYSYRKNKVRFSSYSEFWLSINADRNAQGLYQLPLAITRKTLDELPSKKRAQYQRRYQLLDDIHAQVRQNLEHTASSDTTASPRQPDSQFNRSVDNNGTMKMSHPHQREEGHRQPCQVAVPPA; from the coding sequence ATGGAAAAAAAATCTGCATTGTCACTTTTTTATCATCTGTTAAAGGGCAATTTTTTCTCTGAAAAAATCTGGTGTGCGACAGATATAAAAGCCAAATTTCTATTGCGCTCATTGCTAATGCCGTCAATAACTTTACGTCACCTGCAAAATATTATTGAGATTCCCGCAATGCAGAAGGCGGTAAGCATTCGCCCCATGCTGCCAACCAAGGTGCATCGCCCTTATCTGTCCGCCACGCTACGTGCAGACGAACGAGCTGAGGCGATTCGTAGCCATTATCTTTTCGTGCAACAACTTGCCAACCCGTTTCTGAAACAGGCATTGCTCAGTCAGGATGACTATTGTCTGGCCTGTTTTTCCGGTAAAAACGGCGAGAGTTTTTCGCTGATTTGCAGCAATTCGCGTTACGACAAAGAGGGTGAGGCTACGCTGCGCATTCGTTTCAATGACATGGTGCTGGCGTCGCTGACGTTTTCCGTCATTCGCAGTCAGGACCAACTCACCATCATGATTGGCGGTTTACAGGGAAAAGGCCGTGAGCAGACCCGTGAACTAACCAAAGACGCCTCGAAAGCCTGCTTTGGGCTGTTCCCTAAACGCCTGTTGCTGGAGTGTCTGCTGGCTATTGCCCGTCTCACTGGGATCACGCGTATTCTGGCGGTAGGCGATGAAAACCATGTTTACCAGAATTTGCGCTACTCCTACCGCAAAAATAAAGTACGTTTTTCCAGTTACAGCGAATTCTGGCTGTCAATCAACGCAGACAGAAACGCACAGGGGTTGTATCAACTCCCGCTGGCTATTACACGCAAAACGTTGGATGAATTGCCAAGCAAGAAACGGGCACAGTATCAGCGCCGTTACCAGTTGCTGGACGACATTCATGCCCAGGTCAGGCAAAATCTGGAGCACACCGCGTCATCGGATACAACGGCATCGCCCCGCCAACCAGACAGCCAGTTCAACCGTTCGGTTGATAACAATGGAACCATGAAAATGTCACATCCACACCAACGGGAAGAGGGTCACAGGCAACCGTGTCAGGTTGCTGTGCCGCCGGCCTGA